The Halobacterium hubeiense genome contains the following window.
GGGTGTCGAGCGCGCGCACCGCGAGGCCGAGCGCGGCGAAGCTGAACGCGGCGACGAGCACGTCACTGCGCATGAACCGCGAGTAGTAGACGAGCACGGGGTTGAGCGCGAGCAGGCCGGCCAGCGCTGCGACCTCCACGTCGTCGAGGCGCGCGCGGAACAGCCACGCCGTCGCCGGGAGGAGCGCGCCGACGACCGCGACCGGTGCGCGAGCCACGGCGTCACTGCTGCCGAAGACGCCGAACAACGACTCGTTGACGTGGAAGAGGAACGGCCCGTGGACGATGGCGCGGTACGCCCACTCGCCGCTCGCGGCGTACTGGAGCACCCAGTAGCCGACGCGGGCCTCGTCCCAGTGGAAGATGCGGTCGCCGAGCGCGACGAACCGTAGCGCGAGCGCGGCCAGCACGGCGAGGCCGACTGCCAGCGCCGTGGTGCGGCGGCGTCCGAAGGAGGGCATTTCGTTCGCCAAACGGAACGGGGTGCATACAAACTTGTGGGTTCGCGGGAACTGTCCGTAACGGTAGGCCTTTATCCGCGCCGGGAGACCCCACGAGTATGGTAGAGCTCGGGCTCGTCGTTGCGGAGTTCAACCGCAGCGTCACCGAACAGATGGAGACGGCGGCCGTCGAGACCGCCGACGACGCGGGCGCCGACGTCGTGGAGTTGGTCCGCGTGCCGGGCGCGTACGACGCGCCGCTGGCCGCCGACCGGCTCGCGCGCCGCGACGACGTCGACGCCGTCGCGGTCGTCGGCGCCATCGTCACGGGCGACACCGACCACGACGACGTCATCGCTCACGCGACCGCACAGAAGCTCACCGACGTCAGCCTCGACCGCGACACGCCGGTGGCGTTCGGCGTCGCGGGGCCGGGGATGTCGGGGGCGGAAGCCCGCGAACGCGTGCAGAAGGGCGCAGAGGCAGTAGACAGCGCGATTCACCTCGCGGAGGAACTCTAAGATGGACTTCACCGACAGGGTACGACGAGTCGAACCGAGCGCGACGCTCGCGGTCAGCAACCTCGCGAACGAACTGGAGGCCGAGGGCAAGGACGTCATCGACCTCTCGGTCGGCGAACCGGACTTCGACACGCCGCAGAACGTCAAGGACGCCGCCGAGGACGCCCTCGAAGCCGGCGAGACCGGCTACACGTCCTCGAACGGCATCCCGGAGCTGCGGGAGGCCATCGCGGCGAAGCTCCGCGGCGACGGCATCGACTACGAGGCGGGCAACGTCATCGTGACGCCGGGCGCCAAGCAGGCGCTGTTCGAGACGTTCCAGGCGCTGGTCGACGACGGCGACGAGGTCGTCCTGCTGGACCCCGCGTGGGTGTCCTACGAGGCGATGGCGAAGATCGCGGGCGCCGACCTCTCCCGCGTGGACCTCTCGCCGCACGACTTCCAGCTGGAGCCGGCGCTGGACGAACTCGCCGCCACGATTTCCGACGACACCGAGCTGCTGGTCGTGAACTCGCCGAGCAACCCCACGGGCTCGGTGTACTCGCGGGAGGCCATGGAGGGCGTCCGCGACCTCGCCGTCGAGCACGACGTCACGGTCATCTCCGACGAAATCTACCAGCACATCAACTACGGCCGCGAGCACGTCAGCCTCGCCGCCCTCGACGGGATGTTCGAGCGCACCGTCACCATCAACGGCTTCTCGAAGGCGTACGCGATGACCGGCTGGCGTCTGGGCTACCTCGCGGGACCCGAGGAGCTCATCGACCAGGCGGGGAAGGTGCACTCGCACTCCGTCTCGTCGGCGACGAACTTCGTCCAGCACGGCGGCGTCGAAGCCATCGAGAACACCGACGGGGCCGTCGAGGAGATGGTCGAGGCGTTCGAGTCCCGGAAAGACCGCCTGCTGGAGCTGTTCGCCGAGCACGGCACGGACGTCCCCGAGCCGGACGGCGCGTTCTACGTGATGGTGCCCGTGGACGAGGACGACCAGCAGTGGTGTCAGGACGCCCTGAAGGACGCCCACGTCGCGACCGTCCCCGGGAGCGCGTTCGGTACGCCGGGCTACGCGCGCATCTCCTACGCGGCGAGTACGGAGCGCCTCGAAGAAGCCGTCGATCGCCTCGCCGAAGAAGGCTACCTGTAACGCGACTGCCGTTCTTCTACCGTCCGCCGGCGGCGACGCCGGCGAACGCGACGACTGCTAACTTGACGCCGGTGGCGACGCTGGTGGCGACGACGGCCGCGACGTCGAAGACGATACTCTGCGTGCTACCGCCGGTGAACGCGACCACGCCGACGGACACGGCCAGCGCGGTCGTCGCCGCGGCCGCGAACGTCGCTGCCGCGAGCGTGGCGTCGTCGCGCTCGCTCGCGTGCGTCCCCGCCCAGTAGGCGACCCCGAACAGGAGTCCGTAGACGAGCACGAACGCGGCGAACCGGCCGCCCAGCGTGGCCCGCGTCAACAGTTGCGGCGTCACGTCGATAGGGAGTTCGACGACGAGGAGCGTGACGTACCGCCGCAGGGTGACCGCGACGGCGACGACGGCGGCGACGGCGACGGTGACGAACGTTCTCGTGGAGGGCATGACGTCTGCGAGCGCGCCCGCCGCCCACTTCAGGATTTCGCGGGTTCTCGCGCGCCGCTACGGCCAGCTCCCGCTGCCCTCGTAGGCGTCGACGACGCG
Protein-coding sequences here:
- a CDS encoding pyridoxal phosphate-dependent aminotransferase, whose translation is MDFTDRVRRVEPSATLAVSNLANELEAEGKDVIDLSVGEPDFDTPQNVKDAAEDALEAGETGYTSSNGIPELREAIAAKLRGDGIDYEAGNVIVTPGAKQALFETFQALVDDGDEVVLLDPAWVSYEAMAKIAGADLSRVDLSPHDFQLEPALDELAATISDDTELLVVNSPSNPTGSVYSREAMEGVRDLAVEHDVTVISDEIYQHINYGREHVSLAALDGMFERTVTINGFSKAYAMTGWRLGYLAGPEELIDQAGKVHSHSVSSATNFVQHGGVEAIENTDGAVEEMVEAFESRKDRLLELFAEHGTDVPEPDGAFYVMVPVDEDDQQWCQDALKDAHVATVPGSAFGTPGYARISYAASTERLEEAVDRLAEEGYL
- the ribH gene encoding 6,7-dimethyl-8-ribityllumazine synthase, with product MVELGLVVAEFNRSVTEQMETAAVETADDAGADVVELVRVPGAYDAPLAADRLARRDDVDAVAVVGAIVTGDTDHDDVIAHATAQKLTDVSLDRDTPVAFGVAGPGMSGAEARERVQKGAEAVDSAIHLAEEL